A section of the Streptomyces sp. CG1 genome encodes:
- a CDS encoding divalent metal cation transporter: protein MSPDDRPTGGPSRPEPDRPPGVAGRPEPPARPGPEQPKPPNRTERPAEPAQRHPAERRPAPEPKERKRSPVPPPPERPAPSPARKPAVRPTAPPPHQARPSAVLDEAHLGEIQGAFGRIPRERVEERPGFRTRLLTLLAIVGPGIIVMVGDNDAGGVATYAQAGQNYGYSLLWVLLLLIPVLIVNQEMVVRLGAVTGVGHARLITERFGRFWGWFSVGDLFLLNFLTIVTEFIGISLGAEHLGVSRYVVVPSAAVVLVAVTASGSFRRWERAMFTFIGASLLLVPLTLMSRPQWGRATHDFVVPGVQGGATSEAVLLIIAIVGTTVAPWQLFFQQSNVIDKRITPRFIGYERADTVIGSFVVVAGAAALVMIADFAARGTAVHGHFTDAAGVADALAHHDPALGVLFAIVLLDASIIGAAAVTLATSYAFGDVFNLRHSLHRSFGEAKQFYASYSLLVLVAAAIVLIPGAPLGLITEAVQALAGLLLPSASVFLLLLCNDTEVLGPWVNPRWLNTLATVIIAVLLMLSGTLIATTLFPAVDVARLTIWLAIALVTGLLATAVALRVARRRTPTRQVPVMPQAEKLAWRMPPLALLRPVRWSAGTRLGMMALRGYLVLSALLLLIKAIRLGSS, encoded by the coding sequence ATGAGCCCGGACGACCGGCCCACAGGCGGACCGAGCCGCCCCGAGCCCGACCGACCCCCTGGCGTAGCAGGCCGCCCGGAGCCCCCGGCTCGGCCTGGCCCGGAGCAGCCCAAGCCGCCTAACCGCACCGAGCGCCCCGCCGAACCCGCACAACGTCACCCGGCGGAGCGCAGGCCCGCCCCGGAGCCAAAGGAGCGCAAACGTTCACCGGTACCGCCGCCCCCGGAACGTCCCGCCCCGTCCCCAGCACGGAAACCCGCCGTCCGACCCACCGCGCCCCCGCCCCACCAGGCCAGGCCCAGCGCCGTACTCGACGAGGCCCACCTCGGCGAGATCCAGGGCGCCTTCGGCCGTATCCCCCGCGAACGCGTCGAAGAGCGGCCCGGGTTCAGGACCCGGCTGCTGACCCTGCTGGCCATCGTCGGCCCTGGCATCATCGTGATGGTCGGCGACAACGACGCCGGCGGTGTCGCTACCTACGCACAGGCGGGCCAGAACTACGGCTACTCGCTCCTGTGGGTACTGCTCCTGCTCATCCCCGTCCTGATCGTCAATCAGGAGATGGTGGTACGGCTGGGCGCGGTCACGGGTGTCGGCCACGCGCGCCTGATCACCGAGCGGTTCGGGCGTTTCTGGGGCTGGTTCAGCGTCGGCGACCTCTTCCTGCTGAACTTCCTCACCATCGTCACCGAGTTCATCGGCATCTCCCTGGGCGCGGAACATCTCGGTGTCTCGCGGTACGTCGTCGTCCCATCGGCCGCCGTCGTCCTGGTCGCCGTGACCGCCAGCGGTTCCTTCCGCCGCTGGGAACGAGCGATGTTCACGTTCATCGGTGCCAGCCTGCTGCTGGTCCCCCTCACCCTCATGTCCCGGCCGCAGTGGGGACGGGCCACCCACGACTTCGTGGTGCCCGGCGTCCAGGGCGGCGCCACCAGTGAGGCCGTTCTGCTGATCATCGCGATCGTCGGCACCACCGTCGCCCCATGGCAGCTGTTCTTCCAGCAGTCCAATGTCATCGACAAGCGCATCACCCCGCGCTTCATCGGCTACGAGCGCGCCGACACGGTGATCGGCTCCTTCGTGGTCGTCGCGGGCGCCGCCGCGCTGGTCATGATCGCCGACTTCGCGGCGAGGGGCACCGCAGTCCACGGCCACTTCACCGACGCCGCCGGAGTCGCCGACGCCCTCGCCCACCACGACCCCGCGCTGGGCGTGCTGTTCGCGATCGTCCTGCTGGACGCGAGCATCATCGGGGCGGCGGCCGTCACCCTGGCCACCAGCTACGCCTTTGGCGACGTCTTCAACCTGCGCCACTCCCTGCACCGCAGCTTCGGCGAGGCCAAGCAGTTCTACGCCTCCTACAGCCTGCTCGTCCTGGTCGCCGCCGCCATCGTCCTCATCCCGGGCGCCCCGCTCGGCCTGATCACCGAGGCCGTCCAAGCCCTGGCCGGACTGCTGCTGCCCTCCGCGAGCGTGTTCCTGCTCCTGCTGTGCAACGACACCGAAGTCCTCGGACCCTGGGTCAACCCGCGCTGGCTGAACACGCTCGCCACCGTCATCATCGCCGTCCTGCTGATGCTCTCCGGCACGCTGATAGCGACCACACTCTTCCCGGCGGTGGATGTCGCCAGGCTCACGATCTGGCTGGCGATCGCTCTGGTCACGGGTCTGCTCGCCACCGCAGTAGCCCTCCGCGTCGCCCGACGCCGCACGCCCACACGCCAGGTACCGGTGATGCCGCAGGCCGAGAAGCTCGCCTGGCGCATGCCACCCCTGGCACTCCTGCGACCGGTGCGCTGGTCCGCCGGGACGCGCCTGGGCATGATGGCGCTGCGTGGCTATCTGGTCCTCAGCGCCCTG
- a CDS encoding nitrate/sulfonate/bicarbonate ABC transporter ATP-binding protein: MTSSQPLTSVSRPAGAVIVEADSVTKAFTTPDGRALPVLDDISFSLAEGEIVALLGKSGSGKSTLLRCVAGLIAPSAGTISYRGTPLTGANPGVAMVFQSFALLPWLTVQQNVELGLKAQGVAEDERRERALKAIDLIGLDGFESAYPKELSGGMRQRVGFARGIVVEPDALLMDEPFSALDVLTAENLRNELVGLWEGHEAPVKSILIVTHNIEEAVLLADRILVLSSNPGRIQAELKVDLPRPRDRNSPRFESIVDTVYDILTGREEAAAAAVEAAPAAAVAAARPAPTPTNAPLPGVSVGGLAGLLEILVARGGRDGLAEISDELSFEIDDLLPLVDAAVMLELAQVDGADIAVTDAGREFVAADILTSKQLFARHAAKHAPLVRAIVQALAATDGNTLREGFFLDLLRRGFSAEEARNQLETAIDWGRYAELYDYDRDDARLTLEPGAQKYL; this comes from the coding sequence GTGACCAGCAGCCAGCCCCTCACCTCCGTATCCCGTCCAGCCGGCGCGGTGATCGTGGAGGCCGATTCGGTGACCAAGGCGTTCACGACGCCGGACGGGCGGGCCCTGCCGGTGCTGGACGACATCAGCTTCAGCTTGGCCGAGGGCGAGATCGTCGCCCTGCTGGGCAAGTCCGGCTCGGGCAAGTCCACGCTGCTGCGCTGCGTGGCCGGCCTGATCGCCCCGTCCGCCGGCACCATCTCCTACCGCGGCACCCCGCTGACCGGCGCCAATCCCGGGGTGGCGATGGTCTTCCAGTCCTTCGCCCTGCTGCCGTGGCTGACCGTGCAGCAGAACGTCGAACTCGGGCTGAAGGCACAGGGCGTCGCGGAGGATGAGCGCCGCGAGCGCGCGCTGAAGGCGATCGACCTGATCGGCCTGGACGGCTTCGAGTCCGCCTATCCGAAGGAGCTGTCCGGCGGCATGCGCCAGCGTGTCGGCTTCGCGCGTGGCATCGTCGTGGAGCCGGACGCGCTGCTGATGGACGAGCCCTTCTCGGCTCTGGACGTGCTGACCGCGGAGAACCTGCGCAACGAGCTGGTCGGCCTGTGGGAGGGGCACGAGGCCCCGGTGAAGTCGATCCTGATCGTCACCCACAACATCGAGGAGGCGGTGCTGCTGGCCGACCGGATCCTGGTGCTGTCCTCCAATCCCGGCCGCATCCAGGCCGAACTCAAAGTCGACCTCCCCCGCCCCCGCGACCGTAACAGCCCCCGGTTCGAGTCCATCGTCGACACCGTCTACGACATCCTCACCGGCCGCGAGGAGGCCGCCGCGGCAGCCGTCGAGGCCGCCCCCGCAGCAGCGGTAGCCGCTGCCCGCCCCGCACCGACGCCGACGAACGCGCCGTTGCCGGGCGTCAGCGTCGGCGGGCTGGCCGGCCTGCTGGAGATCCTCGTCGCGCGTGGCGGACGGGACGGCCTGGCGGAGATCTCCGACGAGCTGAGCTTCGAGATCGACGACCTGCTGCCCCTGGTCGACGCCGCCGTCATGCTCGAACTCGCCCAGGTCGACGGCGCCGACATCGCCGTCACCGACGCCGGCCGGGAGTTCGTCGCCGCCGACATCCTCACCAGCAAGCAGCTCTTCGCCCGCCACGCCGCCAAACACGCCCCTCTGGTCCGCGCCATCGTCCAGGCCCTGGCCGCCACCGACGGCAACACCTTGCGCGAGGGCTTCTTCCTCGACCTGCTCCGCCGCGGCTTCTCCGCCGAGGAAGCCCGCAACCAGCTGGAGACGGCCATCGACTGGGGCCGGTACGCCGAGCTGTACGACTACGATCGCGACGACGCCCGACTCACCCTCGAACCCGGCGCACAGAAGTACCTGTAA
- a CDS encoding CBS domain-containing protein, translating to MDRVVRLAQLLRTPVVGGDGEVVGRLADVIVRLRGRDYPLVTGLVVRVGGREVFLPAEQVADLDAERITLASPRVDLRHFERREGEVLLRADVLGHRVIDVADAELVRAYDIELEQRLDQWVLICLDTRRPPRWWTLLGGRTARPDWRDWKSFEPLIGHARSARVRGPFARLGRLKPADLADLLEDANRTESHEILQTVHADPELEADVFEELEPDSQTRLLGERSDAEIAQVLARMRADDAADAINELPQSRRQPVLDALPAGQRTKVLTLMGFNPSSAGGLMALDVLAMTGGSTVAEGLQAAGEARALQPQALTSVYLVGGERRLLGVVTLVELLQADPAASLDDVADRDPVRAGPDTDVEDIALLMTDYNLLTVPVVDDEDRILGVITVDDVLDAVIPEDWRRREPPPHPAHRMEEPSPEPAPHDIPPAS from the coding sequence GTGGATCGCGTCGTACGTCTCGCGCAGCTCCTCCGTACGCCGGTGGTCGGGGGCGACGGCGAGGTGGTGGGCCGGCTCGCCGATGTCATCGTGCGGCTGCGGGGGCGTGACTATCCGCTGGTCACCGGGCTGGTCGTACGAGTAGGCGGACGCGAGGTCTTCCTGCCCGCCGAGCAGGTGGCCGACCTGGACGCGGAGCGGATCACGCTGGCGAGCCCACGGGTGGACCTGCGCCATTTCGAGCGGCGCGAGGGCGAGGTGCTGCTGCGTGCGGACGTGCTGGGCCACCGGGTCATCGACGTGGCTGATGCCGAGCTGGTCCGGGCGTACGACATCGAACTGGAGCAGCGGCTGGACCAGTGGGTCCTGATCTGCCTGGACACACGGAGGCCGCCGCGCTGGTGGACTCTCCTCGGGGGCCGTACCGCCCGGCCCGACTGGCGGGACTGGAAGTCCTTCGAGCCGTTGATCGGGCATGCCCGCTCCGCCCGGGTACGGGGGCCGTTCGCCCGTCTCGGCCGGCTGAAGCCCGCGGACCTGGCCGATCTGCTGGAGGACGCGAACCGCACCGAGTCGCACGAGATCCTCCAGACTGTTCACGCCGACCCCGAACTCGAAGCCGACGTGTTCGAGGAGCTGGAGCCGGACTCCCAGACCCGTCTGCTGGGCGAGCGCAGCGATGCCGAGATCGCCCAGGTGCTCGCCCGGATGCGCGCCGACGACGCCGCGGACGCGATCAACGAGCTGCCGCAGAGCCGGCGCCAGCCCGTCCTGGACGCTCTGCCCGCCGGGCAGCGCACCAAGGTGCTGACGCTGATGGGGTTCAACCCCTCCAGCGCGGGAGGGCTGATGGCGCTCGACGTACTCGCCATGACGGGCGGCAGCACCGTCGCGGAGGGGCTTCAGGCGGCTGGTGAGGCGCGTGCCCTTCAACCGCAGGCGCTGACCAGCGTGTATCTGGTCGGGGGCGAGCGGCGGCTGCTCGGCGTGGTCACTCTGGTGGAGCTGCTGCAAGCGGATCCGGCCGCGTCGCTGGACGACGTGGCGGACCGCGATCCCGTCCGGGCCGGGCCTGACACCGATGTCGAGGACATCGCCCTGCTCATGACCGACTACAACCTGCTCACCGTCCCGGTGGTCGACGACGAGGACCGCATCCTGGGCGTCATCACGGTCGACGACGTCCTCGACGCGGTCATCCCGGAAGACTGGCGCCGCCGCGAGCCGCCCCCGCACCCGGCCCACCGCATGGAGGAGCCCAGCCCCGAACCAGCCCCGCACGACATCCCACCCGCATCATGA